The Armatimonadota bacterium genome has a window encoding:
- a CDS encoding alpha-L-arabinofuranosidase C-terminal domain-containing protein: MVSENTVPAEKRSVLIDATTEGEPISQYIYSQFIEHLGRCIYGGIWAEMLDDRKFFDGVGSEASPWSVTGSGGVDMDAVNPFVGEHTPCVSLPGNGTPAGIAQSGLTVVAGRSYVGRIWVSGDTNATPVEVSLIWGDGDSERQTITIGPVGEDYVKAPLQFTAGRTTDNARFEVVSRGSGRFRVGTASLMPADNIRGMRPDTLDAMRELDSPLYRWPGGNFVSGYDWRDGIGDPDRRPPRKNPAWRGVEHNDFGMHEFLDFCRELNTEPLIVVNTGFGDAHSAAQEVEYVNGTANTPMGQWRAANGRVEPWAVEWWGVGNEMFGPWQLGFMAVEQYVLKHKDFERSMRKVDPTIRTIGVGESGPWSEAFMAQCGGDMDLISEHFYCKDKADVIEHVAQIPSEIRRKVEDHRRYRKDLPALKGRDVRIAMDEWNYWYGPDIFGELGVRYFWKDALGIAAGLHEFFRQSDMVFMANYAQTVNVLGCIKTTPTAAALESAGLVLKLYRQKFGVIPVKVETGVNGVDVSAALTADRKALTVGVVNASGVVQTMAIQAKNITASGAGTVYKMACDDVMALNDPGKDPVITIEERGVTGYNGSVTVEPYSVTIYVLDVAA, from the coding sequence ATGGTTAGCGAAAATACCGTACCGGCGGAGAAACGATCTGTTCTGATCGACGCAACGACCGAGGGTGAACCCATTTCCCAGTATATCTACAGCCAGTTCATTGAACACTTGGGCCGATGCATCTACGGCGGCATCTGGGCGGAGATGCTGGACGACCGCAAGTTCTTCGATGGCGTTGGGAGCGAGGCTTCACCCTGGAGCGTGACTGGAAGCGGCGGCGTGGATATGGATGCCGTGAATCCATTCGTTGGTGAACACACCCCGTGCGTTAGCCTCCCCGGCAACGGCACGCCCGCCGGCATCGCCCAGAGTGGGCTTACCGTGGTCGCCGGCCGGAGTTATGTCGGCCGGATCTGGGTTTCGGGCGACACGAACGCCACCCCGGTGGAAGTAAGCCTGATTTGGGGTGACGGCGATTCGGAACGTCAGACTATCACCATCGGCCCGGTCGGTGAAGACTACGTCAAGGCCCCCCTTCAGTTCACCGCCGGCAGGACCACGGACAACGCCCGATTCGAGGTTGTTTCGCGCGGCAGCGGCCGCTTCCGGGTGGGCACGGCATCGCTCATGCCGGCGGATAACATCCGGGGAATGCGACCTGACACGCTGGACGCGATGCGTGAACTGGATTCGCCACTCTACCGGTGGCCCGGCGGCAATTTCGTGAGCGGCTACGACTGGCGCGATGGCATCGGTGATCCCGATCGCCGCCCGCCGCGCAAGAACCCGGCGTGGCGAGGGGTCGAGCACAACGATTTCGGCATGCATGAATTCCTGGATTTCTGCCGCGAACTCAACACCGAGCCGCTCATCGTTGTGAACACGGGCTTTGGCGATGCGCATTCCGCCGCGCAGGAAGTGGAGTATGTCAACGGTACCGCCAACACACCGATGGGCCAGTGGCGCGCCGCAAATGGGCGTGTGGAACCGTGGGCAGTTGAGTGGTGGGGTGTTGGCAATGAGATGTTCGGCCCCTGGCAGCTAGGATTCATGGCGGTCGAGCAGTACGTGCTGAAGCACAAGGATTTCGAGCGCTCCATGCGGAAGGTGGATCCCACGATCAGGACGATTGGCGTCGGCGAGTCCGGGCCGTGGTCGGAGGCGTTCATGGCGCAATGCGGCGGTGACATGGACCTCATCAGCGAGCACTTCTACTGCAAAGACAAGGCCGATGTGATCGAACACGTGGCACAGATTCCGAGCGAAATCCGGAGAAAGGTCGAAGATCATCGCCGGTATCGGAAGGATCTGCCGGCATTGAAGGGCCGGGACGTTCGGATTGCGATGGACGAATGGAATTACTGGTACGGTCCGGACATCTTCGGCGAATTGGGCGTGCGCTATTTCTGGAAGGACGCCCTTGGCATCGCCGCCGGGCTTCATGAGTTTTTCCGCCAGTCCGACATGGTCTTCATGGCGAATTATGCGCAGACCGTCAATGTCCTCGGCTGCATCAAGACGACCCCGACAGCGGCCGCGCTGGAATCCGCCGGGCTTGTGTTGAAATTGTACCGCCAGAAGTTCGGCGTAATTCCGGTGAAGGTGGAAACGGGAGTGAACGGTGTGGACGTCTCAGCTGCGCTCACCGCCGACAGGAAGGCGCTCACCGTGGGCGTAGTAAACGCCAGCGGCGTGGTTCAAACGATGGCCATCCAGGCGAAGAACATCACGGCCTCCGGCGCCGGAACGGTGTATAAAATGGCCTGTGATGACGTGATGGCGCTCAATGACCCGGGCAAAGACCCAGTCATCACGATTGAGGAGCGCGGCGTTACCGGATACAACGGAAGCGTCACCGTCGAGCCATACAGCGTCACCATCTATGTGCTGGACGTCGCGGCATGA
- a CDS encoding arabinan endo-1,5-alpha-L-arabinosidase, with protein MQLSPACADAEKAKEPEFNAIINVHDPNAIKAGKYYYVFSTGPEVMIRRSKDLVHWTYVGSAFPGGTPGWALKEIPGARSDSIWAPSISKVNGQYRLYYAVSRFGRNRSVIGLATNKTLDPDSKDYRWVDQGKVVESQTTDDFNAIDPAFCSLDDKRGVLSFGSYWSGIKAVQISVKTGKPPAGAKTLPIAQRPFPDALEGPEIVHIGAHYYLFVSFDTCCQGINSTYNIRVGRSTRWDGPYVDKDGVSLMQGGGTLLLATADREIGPGHCSVLADGSKRWLVYHFYDRDNNGIPTLQLRPLSIGKNGWPVLGSPLIPARP; from the coding sequence ATGCAATTGTCACCCGCCTGCGCCGACGCGGAAAAGGCGAAGGAGCCTGAGTTCAACGCCATCATCAATGTGCATGACCCCAACGCTATCAAGGCCGGCAAGTACTATTACGTGTTCTCAACCGGCCCGGAGGTCATGATCCGACGATCCAAAGACCTCGTTCACTGGACCTACGTGGGCAGCGCCTTTCCCGGCGGAACACCGGGCTGGGCGCTGAAGGAGATCCCGGGCGCAAGGTCGGATTCCATCTGGGCGCCGTCCATCTCCAAAGTGAACGGCCAGTACCGGCTGTATTACGCCGTTTCCAGGTTCGGCAGAAACCGATCGGTCATTGGGCTGGCCACGAACAAGACGCTGGACCCGGACAGTAAGGACTACCGGTGGGTGGACCAGGGCAAGGTCGTCGAATCCCAAACGACGGATGATTTCAACGCCATCGATCCGGCATTCTGCAGCCTTGATGACAAGCGCGGCGTCCTGTCATTTGGGTCCTACTGGTCCGGCATAAAGGCTGTGCAAATCAGCGTGAAAACCGGCAAGCCCCCCGCCGGAGCGAAGACATTACCGATCGCCCAGCGACCGTTCCCCGATGCCCTTGAAGGGCCGGAGATCGTGCATATCGGAGCCCATTACTACCTCTTTGTTTCGTTCGACACTTGCTGTCAGGGTATCAACAGCACTTACAATATCCGTGTCGGGCGTTCGACCCGATGGGATGGTCCGTACGTTGACAAGGACGGCGTATCCCTGATGCAAGGGGGTGGCACCCTGCTGCTGGCAACCGCGGACCGCGAGATCGGCCCGGGACACTGCTCGGTTCTCGCGGACGGTTCCAAGCGTTGGCTGGTGTACCACTTTTACGATCGAGACAACAACGGCATACCGACACTGCAGTTGAGGCCGCTTTCCATCGGGAAAAATGGCTGGCCTGTGCTGGGCTCCCCGCTCATCCCCGCGAGACCATAG
- a CDS encoding sugar ABC transporter ATP-binding protein → MGDGAVLLEMRGISKRFPGVLALDGVDFTLRAGEIHALMGENGAGKSTLIKALTGVYPRDAGEIKLNGEPFLAKSPGHAQELGVSTVYQEVNLIPTLSVAENIYLGRQPMKFGRIDWKSIKRGAEEALRRLDITVDVSRTLSSCSIAIQQMVAIARALDLSAKLLILDEPTSSLDPDEVERLFALMRRLKEDGLGIIFVTHFLGQVYEVCDRITVLRNGRLVGEYETAELSRLDLIAKMLGKNPEELPEMARSAENGAESRAEPFLRCRGVARRGSVEPLDLDVVDGEVLGLAGLLGSGRSEVARLLFGIEKADRGEITLEGKPIALTTARRAIGAGFAFCPEDRKTHGIIPDLSVRENIILALQASKGFFNRLSYKAQTEITDNYIKALSIVTPDADQAVKYLSGGNQQKVILARWLASNPRFLILDEPTRGIDVGSKSEIEKLVLQLAAEGKAVLLISSELDEVARCSTRVAVLRDRHKVGELSGVEVSENAIMQTIARKEATIG, encoded by the coding sequence ATGGGCGATGGCGCCGTGCTGCTTGAAATGCGGGGTATATCCAAGCGATTCCCCGGCGTGCTGGCCCTGGACGGGGTGGATTTTACCCTTCGGGCCGGCGAGATACACGCCCTCATGGGGGAGAATGGCGCCGGCAAATCCACTCTGATCAAGGCGCTGACGGGGGTATATCCGCGCGATGCCGGCGAGATCAAACTCAATGGCGAGCCCTTCCTGGCAAAATCTCCCGGGCACGCTCAGGAACTGGGCGTCAGCACCGTATATCAGGAAGTCAACCTCATCCCTACCCTCTCGGTTGCGGAAAACATTTATCTCGGCCGCCAACCGATGAAATTCGGGCGCATTGACTGGAAGTCCATCAAGCGCGGCGCAGAGGAAGCGCTCCGACGGCTGGATATCACCGTGGACGTCTCGCGAACGCTCAGCTCATGCTCCATCGCGATCCAGCAAATGGTCGCTATCGCGCGGGCGCTTGACCTCTCGGCGAAACTCCTGATTCTAGACGAGCCCACGTCCAGCCTTGACCCCGACGAAGTGGAGCGTCTCTTCGCGTTGATGCGGCGCCTGAAGGAAGACGGGCTGGGCATCATCTTTGTCACCCATTTTCTGGGGCAGGTTTACGAAGTCTGCGACCGCATCACCGTCCTGCGCAACGGGCGCTTGGTAGGCGAATACGAGACGGCGGAGTTGAGCAGGCTGGACCTCATCGCGAAAATGCTCGGTAAGAACCCCGAGGAGCTTCCCGAAATGGCGCGCTCCGCGGAGAACGGCGCCGAATCCCGCGCGGAGCCCTTCCTCCGGTGCAGGGGCGTTGCGCGCCGGGGCAGCGTGGAACCGCTGGACCTGGACGTTGTCGACGGCGAAGTGCTGGGGCTCGCCGGCTTGCTCGGTTCGGGCCGCAGCGAGGTGGCCCGCCTCCTGTTCGGCATCGAGAAGGCTGACCGCGGCGAGATCACCCTGGAAGGCAAGCCCATTGCCCTCACAACAGCTCGGCGGGCCATCGGCGCGGGCTTTGCGTTCTGCCCGGAAGACCGGAAGACGCACGGCATCATCCCCGATCTTTCGGTGCGCGAGAACATCATCCTCGCGCTCCAGGCCAGCAAGGGCTTCTTCAACCGGCTTTCCTACAAAGCCCAGACCGAGATCACGGATAACTATATCAAGGCTCTTTCAATCGTCACTCCCGATGCCGATCAGGCGGTGAAGTACCTTTCGGGAGGAAACCAGCAGAAGGTCATTCTGGCGCGCTGGCTGGCCTCCAACCCGCGGTTCCTTATCCTGGATGAACCAACTCGCGGCATCGATGTCGGCTCCAAATCGGAGATTGAGAAACTGGTTCTCCAGTTGGCCGCCGAGGGAAAGGCTGTTCTCCTTATCTCCTCCGAACTCGACGAGGTCGCCCGCTGCAGTACCCGGGTGGCGGTCCTGCGCGATCGGCACAAGGTTGGCGAACTCAGCGGAGTCGAAGTGAGCGAGAACGCGATCATGCAGACCATCGCCCGAAAGGAGGCCACCATTGGCTGA
- a CDS encoding ABC transporter permease — translation MIALALLLLFNLAFTPGFFSVQIKDGHYYGSLIDVLNRAAPVMLLALGMTLVIATKGVDLSVGAVMAISGALAAQLIVRYHSPLAVIIAVPLLVALVCGIWNGILVAVAEIQPIVATLILMVAGRGIAQLITNGLILTFDDRAFQFIGQGHLFRLPFTVTLVGLALLLTAVVTRRTALGLFIESLGNNEAASRYAGLRTTAVKISVYAFCGLCAGLAGLIPVSDIQGADSNNAGLYLEMDAILAVVLGGTSLNGGRFYLVGSLIGALIIQTLTTTILSRGVPSQMTLVVKAIVVLIVCLVQSAEFRATVARVFGREAS, via the coding sequence CTGATTGCTCTTGCCCTGCTGTTGCTGTTCAACCTGGCGTTCACACCGGGCTTCTTCAGTGTGCAGATCAAGGATGGGCATTATTATGGCAGCCTGATAGACGTGCTGAACCGGGCAGCCCCCGTGATGCTGCTGGCGCTGGGTATGACGCTGGTCATCGCGACAAAGGGGGTCGACCTCTCGGTTGGCGCCGTTATGGCGATTTCCGGCGCCCTGGCCGCTCAATTGATCGTGCGATACCACTCACCGCTCGCCGTCATCATCGCTGTACCACTGCTGGTCGCGCTGGTTTGCGGCATCTGGAACGGCATTCTGGTTGCCGTTGCGGAAATCCAGCCGATTGTTGCGACCCTGATCCTGATGGTTGCCGGTCGTGGCATCGCCCAACTGATTACCAACGGCCTGATCCTGACTTTTGACGACAGGGCATTCCAGTTTATTGGCCAGGGGCATCTCTTCCGCCTGCCGTTTACCGTAACACTCGTTGGCCTGGCGCTCCTGCTCACGGCGGTCGTGACCCGCCGGACCGCGCTGGGCCTGTTCATAGAATCGCTGGGAAACAACGAAGCGGCGAGCCGTTACGCGGGCCTGCGCACGACTGCCGTGAAGATCTCCGTATACGCCTTCTGCGGGCTCTGTGCGGGTCTGGCGGGCCTTATCCCGGTCTCCGATATCCAGGGAGCGGACAGCAACAACGCGGGCCTCTATCTCGAAATGGACGCGATTCTCGCCGTTGTGCTTGGCGGGACGTCTCTAAACGGCGGGCGCTTCTACCTCGTAGGCAGCCTTATTGGAGCGTTGATTATCCAAACGCTTACGACGACCATCCTGTCCCGTGGCGTCCCGTCGCAGATGACGCTTGTCGTCAAAGCCATCGTGGTGCTGATAGTCTGCCTGGTTCAGTCTGCTGAGTTCCGCGCCACCGTGGCGCGCGTGTTCGGAAGGGAAGCCTCGTGA
- the yjfF gene encoding galactofuranose ABC transporter, permease protein YjfF, with protein sequence MSQHHIPLLATMVVFALLYIIAAAQFPAFRRPAIFGNFFSDNAFLGVAAVGMTFVILSGGIDLSVGAIVGMTSILVAVLIQNRHFSPLLAVAVALVIGTTLGAGMGAVIRYFKLPPFLVTLAGMFLARGSGFLISVESVPIKDASYARLSEWSLSLGPVDVPATTFIFVAVLLLGIALAHGTKFGRNVYALGGDDDAANLMGLPVGPTRLRIYAFSGFCSALAGVVYTIYSASGNASAANGLELDAIASVVIGGTLLTGGVGYVAGTLMGVLIFGIIQTYITFLNLSSWWTKIAVGVLLLFFVLIQKVLARPAARTS encoded by the coding sequence ATCTCCCAGCATCATATTCCGCTCCTCGCGACGATGGTCGTCTTCGCCCTGTTGTACATCATCGCCGCGGCCCAGTTTCCGGCTTTCCGGCGCCCCGCCATCTTCGGCAACTTCTTCTCCGACAATGCCTTCCTGGGTGTTGCGGCTGTGGGGATGACGTTCGTTATCCTCTCCGGAGGGATCGACCTGTCGGTCGGGGCGATCGTCGGAATGACCAGCATCCTGGTAGCGGTTCTGATCCAGAACCGCCACTTCTCCCCCCTGCTCGCGGTGGCCGTTGCCCTGGTGATCGGCACAACGCTCGGCGCGGGCATGGGTGCGGTGATCCGCTACTTCAAACTCCCCCCGTTCCTCGTAACGCTCGCCGGCATGTTTCTGGCCCGCGGCTCGGGGTTCCTCATAAGCGTCGAGAGCGTGCCCATCAAGGACGCGTCGTACGCGCGCCTCTCCGAGTGGTCATTGTCCCTGGGGCCGGTGGACGTGCCGGCGACGACATTCATCTTTGTGGCGGTGCTCCTGCTGGGGATTGCCCTGGCGCACGGCACGAAATTCGGGCGCAACGTTTATGCGCTGGGCGGCGACGATGACGCCGCGAATCTGATGGGACTTCCCGTCGGGCCGACGCGGTTGCGGATATACGCCTTCAGCGGGTTCTGCAGCGCACTTGCCGGCGTCGTCTATACAATCTACAGCGCATCCGGCAACGCGAGCGCGGCAAACGGGCTTGAGCTTGACGCGATCGCCTCGGTGGTCATTGGCGGAACACTTCTTACGGGCGGCGTCGGGTACGTGGCCGGAACGCTGATGGGTGTCCTCATTTTCGGCATCATCCAGACGTACATCACTTTCCTCAACCTTTCGTCATGGTGGACCAAGATCGCGGTGGGCGTTCTGCTGCTGTTCTTTGTGCTGATTCAGAAGGTGCTGGCCCGCCCGGCCGCGCGGACGTCTTGA
- a CDS encoding glycoside hydrolase family 2 TIM barrel-domain containing protein, whose protein sequence is MKSVILAASIVFVMGAFCGSFAWAAWSPAGSNLTTPWTAQVSPSNALPEYPRPQMTRANWLSLNGLWEFAAAKDGDTPPIGKTLPEQILVPFPVESSLSGLGRHESQMWYRRTFDVPSGWAGQHVILHFGAIDWQCSVTLNGRQIGSHRGGYDRFSFDITSSLNPTGPQELIVYVADPTDSGPQARGKQVLNPTDIWFSPSSGIWQTVWLEPVPVSRISSVKAVPDIDAGLLRVNAAITNAKRGDTVRVVAKDGATIVGAVEQPVGSAITIAIPNAHLWSVDDPFLYTLSVGLYRGGSKVDEIGSYFGMRKISVGKDAKGITRILFNNKFVFQVGPLDQGYWPDGLYTAPTDDALRFDIEATRKLGFNFTRKHVKVEPDRWYYWCDKLGLMVWQDMPSPGVGGQDARIQFEKELKRMVEGLWNHPSIIMWVPFNEGWGEYDAARIAKRVKEMDPSRLVDNASGWNDAGAGDVVDMHIYPGPNSPNPEANRAAVCGEFGDAWEYYPGHVWTRPGYTYLATRSPEEITHRYEAQLRTAYALKDSPGMSACVYTEITDVEVEQAGFLTYDRRINKLDPVRQALYNKGQFPNPLSVTLYAPTSETQATTWKYTLTQPADNWMSPDFNDASWTQGSGAFGQGSAGAVYRTAWSSPDIWVRRVFPVNALSGVPCIRLRHDEDVEAYLNGALAVSEPGFTSTYWNYDVLPSAASALKVGTNVLAIHCHQTGGSQIIDAGVGYHAVL, encoded by the coding sequence ATGAAAAGCGTGATTTTGGCCGCATCGATCGTGTTTGTGATGGGCGCTTTCTGTGGCTCGTTCGCCTGGGCCGCGTGGTCCCCCGCCGGCTCCAACCTGACGACACCGTGGACAGCGCAAGTGAGCCCCTCAAACGCGCTACCCGAATACCCCAGGCCCCAGATGACTCGCGCTAACTGGCTCAGCCTGAACGGACTATGGGAGTTTGCCGCGGCGAAGGATGGCGATACGCCGCCCATCGGTAAAACGCTGCCGGAGCAGATCCTCGTGCCGTTCCCTGTAGAATCATCCCTCTCGGGCCTGGGCCGCCACGAGAGCCAGATGTGGTACCGGCGTACATTCGATGTCCCCTCCGGGTGGGCGGGACAGCATGTGATCCTCCACTTCGGGGCGATCGACTGGCAGTGCAGCGTCACCCTCAACGGAAGGCAGATCGGCTCGCATCGGGGCGGCTATGACCGGTTCTCGTTCGATATCACCAGTTCACTGAATCCCACGGGGCCGCAGGAACTCATCGTCTACGTCGCGGACCCCACGGATTCGGGGCCGCAGGCGCGCGGAAAGCAGGTGCTGAACCCGACCGATATCTGGTTTTCGCCTTCGTCCGGCATCTGGCAGACCGTCTGGCTGGAACCGGTCCCCGTGTCGCGCATTTCCTCGGTTAAGGCCGTGCCGGACATCGACGCCGGACTGCTTCGCGTGAACGCGGCAATTACGAACGCCAAGCGCGGCGACACGGTCCGCGTCGTGGCGAAGGACGGCGCCACCATCGTCGGCGCCGTGGAACAGCCCGTTGGCTCGGCAATAACCATCGCCATTCCAAACGCGCATCTCTGGTCGGTGGACGATCCGTTTCTTTACACCCTTTCCGTCGGACTCTACCGCGGCGGAAGCAAGGTAGACGAAATCGGATCGTACTTCGGCATGCGGAAGATCAGCGTCGGAAAGGATGCCAAAGGCATTACGCGCATCCTCTTCAACAATAAGTTCGTGTTCCAGGTAGGCCCGCTCGATCAAGGATACTGGCCGGACGGCCTTTATACGGCTCCCACCGATGATGCGCTCCGGTTCGACATCGAGGCCACCCGGAAGCTCGGATTCAACTTCACGCGTAAGCACGTTAAGGTCGAGCCGGATCGCTGGTACTACTGGTGTGACAAACTGGGGTTGATGGTGTGGCAGGACATGCCAAGCCCCGGCGTTGGCGGCCAGGACGCGCGGATACAGTTCGAGAAGGAACTGAAGCGAATGGTCGAGGGGCTTTGGAATCACCCCAGCATCATCATGTGGGTTCCATTCAACGAGGGCTGGGGCGAGTATGATGCAGCGCGCATCGCCAAACGCGTGAAGGAAATGGACCCGAGCCGCCTGGTGGACAATGCCAGCGGGTGGAACGACGCGGGCGCCGGCGACGTCGTGGACATGCACATCTATCCCGGTCCGAACTCCCCGAACCCCGAGGCGAATCGAGCCGCCGTGTGCGGCGAGTTCGGCGATGCCTGGGAGTACTACCCGGGGCACGTGTGGACCCGGCCGGGCTACACGTATCTGGCGACCCGCAGCCCGGAGGAGATCACGCACAGGTACGAAGCCCAGCTTCGAACGGCGTACGCACTGAAAGACTCGCCAGGCATGAGCGCGTGCGTTTACACCGAGATCACCGATGTCGAGGTGGAGCAGGCGGGCTTCCTGACCTACGACCGCCGGATCAACAAACTGGATCCTGTCCGCCAGGCGCTTTACAACAAGGGCCAGTTTCCGAATCCATTGTCGGTCACGTTGTACGCGCCCACATCGGAAACCCAGGCGACGACGTGGAAATACACGTTGACCCAGCCGGCGGACAATTGGATGTCGCCTGATTTCAACGATGCATCGTGGACGCAGGGTTCAGGAGCGTTCGGCCAGGGAAGCGCCGGCGCGGTATATCGAACCGCATGGTCAAGCCCCGACATCTGGGTGCGCCGCGTTTTTCCGGTAAACGCTTTGAGCGGCGTGCCCTGCATACGGTTGCGGCACGATGAAGACGTGGAGGCATATCTGAATGGAGCCCTTGCCGTCAGTGAACCCGGGTTCACGTCCACTTATTGGAATTACGACGTCCTCCCATCGGCGGCATCCGCGCTCAAAGTCGGTACCAATGTGCTGGCGATTCACTGCCATCAGACCGGAGGCTCGCAGATCATAGACGCCGGTGTAGGCTATCACGCCGTGCTGTGA
- a CDS encoding ABC transporter substrate-binding protein: MKTSVPVGLCCIGIAATLGLSACGNKTPTAPPATNPPTPSAPAADNTASATAAQIPSAPTRKPDGSPIVVGYSQIGAESGWRMANTKSIQDEAKKRGIDLRFSDAQQKQENQIKALRTFVAQGVDVIMFSPVVESGWEPVLKEIKKANIPVIVSDRRPDADASLYVTFIGSDFIQEGKRAGDWMVRKMGGKANIAELQGTVGSAPANDRAKGFRDAIAKYPGMKIVITQSGDFTRAKGKETMEAFLKSPQGKEINALYAHNDDMALGAIQAIEQAGRKPGKDITIVSVDGVRGAFEAMTQGKLNCSVECNPLIGPTLFDAVQAVVAKKPVPPRIVTHDDLYDETNAAKALPKRQY, from the coding sequence ATGAAGACGAGTGTTCCGGTTGGATTGTGCTGCATCGGCATTGCGGCGACCCTGGGCCTGTCCGCGTGCGGGAACAAGACCCCCACAGCGCCGCCAGCCACAAACCCACCCACCCCATCCGCTCCAGCCGCCGATAATACGGCCTCCGCGACCGCTGCGCAGATTCCCTCCGCGCCAACGCGGAAGCCCGACGGCAGCCCCATCGTAGTGGGCTATTCCCAAATCGGAGCGGAAAGCGGCTGGCGCATGGCCAACACAAAATCCATCCAGGACGAGGCCAAAAAGCGCGGGATCGATCTCAGGTTCTCGGATGCCCAGCAGAAGCAGGAAAACCAGATCAAGGCGCTGCGCACCTTCGTAGCGCAGGGCGTGGACGTGATCATGTTCTCGCCGGTCGTTGAGAGTGGATGGGAGCCGGTACTCAAAGAAATCAAAAAGGCCAACATCCCGGTCATCGTTTCGGATCGGCGTCCGGACGCCGATGCGTCACTCTACGTAACATTCATCGGTTCCGACTTCATTCAGGAAGGCAAGCGCGCCGGTGACTGGATGGTCAGAAAGATGGGTGGCAAGGCCAACATCGCGGAGCTGCAAGGCACGGTTGGCAGCGCCCCGGCAAACGACCGGGCCAAGGGTTTCCGCGACGCGATCGCCAAGTACCCCGGTATGAAGATCGTCATCACGCAAAGCGGTGATTTCACCCGCGCCAAGGGCAAGGAGACCATGGAGGCCTTCCTCAAGAGCCCGCAGGGCAAAGAGATCAACGCGCTATACGCTCACAACGACGATATGGCCCTCGGCGCCATTCAGGCGATCGAGCAGGCGGGCCGCAAGCCCGGCAAGGACATCACCATCGTCTCCGTCGATGGCGTCAGAGGCGCGTTTGAAGCGATGACGCAAGGCAAGCTGAACTGCTCCGTGGAATGCAACCCGCTCATCGGACCGACGCTGTTCGACGCCGTTCAGGCGGTAGTCGCGAAGAAGCCGGTTCCGCCGCGCATCGTGACCCACGACGATCTCTACGACGAAACGAACGCGGCCAAGGCGCTGCCGAAGCGCCAGTATTGA
- a CDS encoding helix-turn-helix domain-containing protein: MELRGGDGTEVFKALASETRTGIVALLAESPMNINALGQILGIAQPSITRHIQVLEQAGLVTSEYTPGVQGMQKVCTLKYDRFIVSFEITKESVDRTEEVEMPIGLYTLAQPNATCGLAGRDRIIGFYDDPQSFFHPERASAQLLWMADGFVEYVFPNTLPTSVEITCVELAMEICSEAPDFNNDYPSDITVWINGVDIGMWTSPGDLGGKRGRLNPPWWSDHVTQHGLLKVWSVDSVGSYVDGSLVSNATLADIRVAPKQSVNVRIGVKPNAENPGGFNLFGRGFGNYEQDLVLRLHFTGRKTNGAMAEQIAIAAAS, translated from the coding sequence ATGGAACTCCGCGGTGGCGATGGGACAGAGGTATTCAAAGCGCTTGCGTCCGAAACGCGGACGGGTATCGTCGCGCTGCTGGCTGAGAGCCCGATGAATATCAACGCCCTGGGTCAGATTCTGGGCATCGCGCAGCCGAGCATCACGCGCCACATCCAGGTTCTGGAGCAGGCCGGACTCGTGACAAGCGAGTATACGCCCGGCGTTCAGGGGATGCAGAAGGTATGCACGCTGAAATACGATCGTTTCATCGTGTCTTTTGAGATTACGAAAGAATCTGTGGACCGGACCGAGGAAGTCGAGATGCCAATCGGCCTCTACACTCTCGCGCAGCCTAACGCCACGTGCGGGCTGGCCGGCCGGGACCGCATCATCGGGTTTTACGATGATCCGCAATCGTTCTTTCACCCCGAGAGGGCGTCGGCGCAGTTGTTGTGGATGGCGGACGGGTTTGTTGAATACGTCTTTCCGAATACGCTGCCCACAAGCGTCGAGATCACTTGCGTCGAACTGGCCATGGAGATCTGTTCCGAGGCCCCAGATTTCAACAACGACTACCCCTCGGATATTACCGTTTGGATAAACGGGGTAGATATAGGTATGTGGACCTCGCCGGGCGATCTGGGCGGCAAACGGGGACGATTGAACCCTCCCTGGTGGAGCGATCACGTCACGCAGCACGGATTGCTGAAAGTCTGGTCCGTTGATTCGGTAGGCTCGTACGTCGACGGTTCGCTTGTGTCTAACGCCACGTTGGCCGATATCAGGGTGGCCCCCAAGCAGTCCGTCAATGTGCGCATCGGGGTGAAGCCCAATGCGGAAAATCCGGGGGGCTTCAACCTTTTCGGGCGCGGATTCGGGAATTATGAGCAGGATCTCGTGCTGAGACTGCATTTCACGGGACGCAAGACCAACGGGGCTATGGCGGAACAAATCGCCATCGCGGCCGCGTCATAA